CGGACCGAGGATCTCGAACGACAGCCCCACCGCGTCCTCCGTCAGGTGCCCCCACGCGGACCGGGCAGGCCGGCCCACCACCGTCAGAAAGTCATGCTAGTCGATTGAATGCCGCCTCAGACGATTTAGCTGAACGTTGACTCAGGTGTTTCCCCGGCAGCGGCACCGGTACATTGCCATGCAGAGGGCTGCATGAACTTGCACTCGTGAGTCGCCCTTGTTAATCTTTTCTGCATAGTCATGCGGAGGTAAGTATGGGGATCCGAGTCGCGGTCGCCGGTGCGAGCGGCTACGCCGGGGGTGAGTTGCTGCGCCTGGTCGCCGGCCACCCGGAGTTCGACCTGGTCGCCGCCACCGCGCACAGCCAGGCCGGTCACCGCGTCGACGTGGTGCACCCGCAGCTCACCGGGCTCGACCTGGTGCTCGGCCAGACCGACCCGGCGACGCTCGCCGACGCGGACCTGGTCTTCCTGGCCCTGCCGCACGGCGAGTCGGCTGCGCTCGCGTCCCAGTTGCCGGCCGAGGTGCGCATCGTCGACCTGGGCGCGGACCACCGGCTCGCCGACCCGTACGCCTGGGCGCAGTACTACGGCGGCACGCACGCCGGGCAGTGGACCTACGGCCTGCCCGAGCTGCCCGGTCAGCGGGAGCTGATCGCCGGCTCCACCCGGGTGGCGAACACCGGCTGCTACGCCGCCGCGATCACCCTGGCGCTCGCGCCGCTGATCGCCGACGGCGCGGCCAGCCCCGCCGACGTGGTGGTCGTGGCCGCATCCGGCACCTCCGGCGCGGGTCGGGCGGCGAAGCCGCACCTGCTGGCCAGCGAGGTGCTGGGCGACCTGTCGCCGTACCGGGTGGGCACCCACCAGCACGTGCCGGAGATCAAGCAGGCATCCGGCGCGACCGGCCTGTCGTTCACGCCCGTCCTGGCGCCGATGCCGCGCGGCATTCTGGCCACGGTCACCGCGGTGCCGGCGCGCGGTGTCGACCCGCAGCAGGTGCTGGCGCAGGCGTACGCCGACGCGCCGTTCGTGCACGTGCTGCCGGAGGGCCGCTGGCCGCACACGGCCGCCACGCTGGGCTCCAACTCGTGTCACCTGCAGGCCACCGTCGACGTCGACTCGGGCCGCTTGATCGTGCTCAGCGCGCTGGACAACCTGGGCAAGGGCGCGGCCGGTCAGGCAGTGCAGAACGCCAACCTCATGCTCGGCCTGCCGGAGACGACGGGCCTGTCGATCTGGGGAGTCAGCCCATGAGTGTCACCACCCCTCGGGGGTTCCGCGCGGCCGGAGTGGCCGCGGGCCTCAAGACCAGTGGTGGCGCGGACGTCGCGCTGGTGGTCAACGACGGCCCGGACGCCGGTGTCGCCGGTGTCTTCACCACCAACCGGGTCAAGGCCGCGCCGGTGCTCTGGAGCCAGCAGGTCGTGCAGGGCGGTGTGGTCCGCGCGGTGGTGCTCAACTCCGGTGGCGCCAACGCCTGCACCGGCCCGGCCGGCTTCCAGGACACCCACGCCACCGCCGAGCACACCGCCGCCGCGCTGACCTCGGTCAGCCCACGGTTGATCCTCGGCGCCGGTGAGGTGGCGGTCTGCTCCACCGGGTTGATCGGTGAGCGGCTGCCGATGCCGAAGCTGCTGCCCGGTGTCCGCTCGGCGATCCGGCGGTTGTCCCGCGACGGCGGCGTGGCCGCCGCCGAGGCGATCATGACCACGGACACCCGGTCGAAGACCACAGTGGCCCGGGGCAGCGGCTGGACGGTCGGCGGCATGGCCAAGGGCGCCGGGATGCTCGCGCCGGGAATGGCCACCATGCTCTGCGTGCTGACCACCGACGCGGTGGCCGGGCCGGCGGCGCTGGACGACGCGCTGCGCGCGGCGACCCGGGTAACCTTCGACCGGGTCGACTCCGACGGCTGCATGTCCACCAACGACACCGTGTTGCTGCTGGCCAGCGGTGCGAGCGGCATCGAACCGACTCCGGCCGAGCTGGTCGCCGCCGTCACCGCGGCCTGTCACGACCTCGCCCAGCAGTTGGTGGCCGACGCCGAGGGGGCGACCAAGCAGATCGCCATCGACGTGGTGGGCGCCGCCGACGAGGACGACGCGGTCGAGGTGGGCCGTTCGGTGGCCCGCAACAACCTGGTCAAGACCGCGCTGTTCGGCAACGACCCCAACTGGGGTCGGATCCTCGCTGCCGTCGGCACCACCGCCGCGGCGTTCGAGCCGGACGAGGTGGACGTGGCGGTCAACGGGGTGTGGGTGTGCCGGGGCGGCGCCGCCGCCGAGGACCGCTCGAAGGTCGACCTCACCGGGCGGGACGTGACGATCCGGATCGACCTGCACGCGGGCACGTCGGCAGCGACGATCTGGACCAACGATCTGTCCCACGCGTACGTGCACGAGAACTCGGCGTACTCCACGTGAGCGCGAGGAACGCAGCGCAGCGGAGTCCCGCAGTCGCGAACGAAAGGCCGGCACGGTGAGTCTCAGCAGCGACCTGACTCGCGCCCAGGTCAAGGCGGAGACGCTGATCGAGGCGCTGCCCTGGTTGGCACGCTTCTCCGGCTCCACGGTCGTGGTCAAGTACGGCGGCAACGCGATGACCGATCCCGAGTTGCAGCGGGCGTTCGCGGCCGACATGGTCTTCCTGCGCTACGCGGGCCTGAAGCCGGTGGTGGTGCACGGCGGCGGTCCGCAGATCTCCGCCATGCTGGGCCGGCTCGGCATCGCCAGCGAGTTCCGGGGTGGCCTGCGGGTGACCACCGCCGAGGCGATGGACGTCGTCCGGATGGTGCTGGTCGGGCAGGTCGGCCGCGAACTGGTCGGGCTGATCAACTCGCACGGCCCGTACGCCGTGGGCCTGTCCGGCGAGGACGCCCGGTTGTTCACCGCGGTGCGCCGCCCGGCGTACGTGGACGGGTTGCCGGTCGACGTCGGCCAGGTCGGTGACGTCGAGTCGGTTGACGTGTCCGCGGTGACCGACCTGATCGAGGCCGGTCGGATCCCGGTGATCTCCACTGTGGCGCCGGACGTGGACGGGGTGCTGCACAACCTCAACGCGGACACCGCCGCCGCCGCGCTCGCGATCGCGTTGCGGGCCCGCAAGCTGGTCGTCCTCACCGACGTGGCCGGCCTGTACGCGGACTGGCCGGACACGACCAGCCTGGTCTCCGAGATCGCCGCGGACGACCTGGCGAAGCTGCTGCCCAGTCTGGAGTCGGGGATGGTGCCGAAGATGGAGGCCTGCCTGCGCGCTGTGCGTGGGGGAGTGCCGGCCGCGCACGTCGTCGACGGTCGGGTGGCGCACTCGACGTTGCTTGAGGTTTTCACCTCGGAAGGGTTCGGAACGATGGTGGTGCCGGAAGACGGGATGGTCGCGTCGTGAGCACGTTGGCGCAGCGCTGGAAGCAGTCCATGATGGACAACTACGGCACGCCGCCGCTGGCGCTGGTCTCCGGTGCCGGTGCCGTGGTGGTCGACGACGCCGGTCGCGAATACCTCGACCTGGTCGGTGGCATCGCGGTGAACGCCCTCGGTCACGCCCACCCGGCCGTGGTGGCGGCGGTGTCGAAGCAGGTCGCGACCCTCGGGCACGTTTCCAACCTCTTCGTCGCGGAGCCGCCGGTGGCCCTGGCCGAGCTGCTGTTGGCGCTCGCCGGCCGGCCCGGCCGGGTCTTCTTCTCCAACTCGGGCGCGGAGGCCAACGAGGCGGCGTTCAAGCTCTCCCGGCGTACCGGCCGCACGCACGTGGTGGCCACCGGGGGCGGCTTCCACGGCCGCACCATGGGCGCGCTCGCGCTGACCGGTCAGCCGGCCAAGGCCGATCCGTTCCGGCCGCTGCCCGGCGAGGTGACCCACGTCGACTACGGCGATGTCGCCGCCCTGGAGGCGGCCGTCTCCGACGCCACCGCGATGCTGATCCTGGAGCCGATCCAGGGTGAGAACGGTGTGGTCGTCCCGCCGGCCGGTTACCTGGCCGCGGCCCGGCGGATCACCGCGCGGCACGGCGCGTTGCTGGTCCTCGACGAGGTGCAGACCGGCATGGGCCGCACCGGGCACTGGTTCAGGCATCAGGCCGAGGGCGTGGAGCCGGACGTGGTCACCCTGGCCAAGGGTCTGGGTGGCGGTCTGCCCATCGGTGCCACGCTGGCCTTCGGCCCGGCCGCCGACCTGCTCACCCCCGGTTCGCACGGCACCACCTTCGGCGGCAACCCGGTCAGCTGCGCGGCGGCGCTCGCCGTGGTGGCGACCATCGCCAACGAGGGCCTGCTCGACAACGTCAAGCGGGTCGGCGAGCGGCTGCGCCGCGGCATCGAGTCGCTGGGCCATCCGCTGATCGCCGGCGTACGCGGCGAGGGGCTGCTGCTCGGTGTGGCGCTCACCGCGCCGGTGGCGGCGGTGCTGGCCGAGGCCCTGCGGGAAGCCGGCTTCCTGGTCAACCCGGTGCAGCCGGCAGTGCTCCGGTTGGCCCCGCCACTGATCCTCACCGCCGCGCAGGTGGACACCTTCCTCGCCGCGCTGCCCGCCGCACTGGACGCGACGACCCCGGCGGCCGCCGGCACGGCGGGCGAACCCTCCACGCTGACCACCACGACGGGGACGACTCGATGACCCGGCACTTCCTGCGCGACGACGACCTCTCGCCCGCCGAGCAGTCCACGGTCCTCGACCTGGCGGCGCGGATGAAGGCGGACCGGTTCGGCCACCGGCCGCTGGTCGGCCCCCGCTCGGTGGCGGTGCTCTTCGACAAGCAGAGCCTGCGGACCAGGATCTCGTTCGACGCCGGCATCGCCGAACTGGGTGGGCACCCGCTGGTCGTGGACACGCAGGTCACCCACTTCGGCCGGGGCGAGGCCCTCGCCGACGCGGGGCGGGTGCTGTCCCGCTACGTCGCGGCGATCGTGCTGCGCACCCACGGCGACGACCGGATCGCCGAGGTGGCGGCGGGCGCCAGCGTGCCGGTTGTCAACGCGCTCACCGACGGCTTCCACCCGTGCCAGCTGCTGGCCGACCTGCTCACCATCCGGGAGCGGTGTGGCGGCACGGCCGGTCGCACCCTGACCTACGTGGGGGACAGCGCGAACAACATGGCGCAGTCGTACCTGCTGGCCGGGGCGATGGCCGGCATGCACGTCCGGGTCGCCGGGCCGGCCGGGTTCGCGCCCGACCCGGGCGTGGTGGACGCGGCGGCCCGGATCGCCGCCGAAACCGGCGGGTCGGTGCGGGTGCTGACCGACCCGGCCCAGGCGGTACGCGACGCCGACGTGCTCGCCACCGACACCTGGACCTCGATGGGGCAGGAGTCCGACGGGCTGGACCGGATCACACCGTTCCTGCCGTACCAGGTCAACAAGGAGCTGCTCGGCCAGGCCGCACCGGACGCGATCGTGCTGCACTGCCTGCCGGCGCACCGCGGTGAGGAGATCACCGACGAGGTGCTCGACGGCCCGCAGAGCGCGGTCTTCGACCAGGCGGAAAACCGCCTGCACGTGCAGAAGGCGCTGCTCACCTTCCTGCTGGACACCGCGACGGGGGAGTCCCGATGACCGCACCGTTGACCCGCGCGGCCCGGCACGCCCGGATCGTGGAGCTGATCCGCGACAAGGCGATCCGGTCGCAGACCGAGCTGGCCGACCTGCTCGCCTCCGACGGCGTCGGCGTCACCCAGGCCACCCTCTCGCGCGACCTGGAGGAGTTGGGCGCGGTCAAGGTGCGCGGCGGCGACGGCCCGGCCGTCTACCTGATCCCCGAGGACGGCAAACGGCCGTTGCGCGACGCCGAGGCCGCGCCGGCGCGGCTGATGCGGCTGCTGCACGAGCTGCTCAACGGCGTCGACTCCAGCGGCAACATCGCCGTGCTGCGTACCCCGCCGGGCGCAGCCCAGTACCTGGCCAGCGCGTTGGACCGAGCGGGCCTGCCCGAGATCGTCGGCACCATCGCCGGCGACGACACCATCCTCGTCGTGGCCCGCGAGGCCGTCGGTGGGGCCGCGCTCGGCGAGAAGCTCGCCGGCTGGGCCCGACGGGAAGACAACGCCGAAGGGAACACCGCATCATGACCGAGCGGGTCGTGCTCGCGTACTCCGGAGGGTTGGACACCTCCGTCGCCATTCCGTACCTGGCCGAGCAGACCGGCGCCGAGGTGATCGCGGTCGCGGTCGACGTCGGTCAGGGCGGCGAGGACCTCGACGCGATCCGGCAGCGTGCCCTGGACTGCGGCGCCGCCGAGTCGGAGGTGGTCGACGCGCGCGACGAGTTCGCCGCCGACTACTGCCTGCCGGCCATCCGGGCCAACGCCCTCTACATGGACCGCTACCCGCTGGTGTCGGCGCTGTCCCGGCCGCTGATCGTGAAGCACCTGGTGGCGGCGGCGCGCAAGCACGGCGGCACGATCGTGTCGCACGGCTGCACCGGCAAGGGCAACGACCAGGTCCGGTTCGAGGTGGGCCTGAACGCGCTCGCCCCCGACCTGAAGATCATCGCGCCGGCCCGGGACTTCGCCTGGACCCGGGACAAGGCGATCGCCTTCGCCGAGGAGAAGGGGCTGCCGATCGACGTGTCGGCCAAGTCCCCCTACTCCATCGACCAGAACCTGTGGGGTCGGGCGGTGGAGACCGGGTTCCTGGAGGACATCTGGAACGCGCCCGTCGAGGACCTCTACTCGTACACTGCCGACCCGGCGTCGGACCGCGACGCCGACGAGGTCGTGATCACCTTCGACGGCGGTGTGCCGGTGGCGATCGACGGTGAGACGGTCACCCCGTACCAGGCGATCCTGGAGCTGAACCGGCGCGCCGGCGCCCAGGGCGTCGGCCGGCTCGACATGGTCGAGGACCGCCTGGTCGGCATCAAGAGCCGCGAGGTGTACGAGGCACCCGGCGCGATCGCGCTGATCACCGCCCACCAGGAGCTGGAGGCGGTGACCGTGGAACGCGACCTTGCCCGTTTCAAGCGGAGCGTCGACCAGCGCTGGGGCGAGCTGGTCTACGACGGCCTGTGGTTCTCGCCGCTGAAGGACTCGCTGGACGCGTTCATCGACGACGCGCAGCGGCACGTGAGCGGTGAGGTGCGGATGACCCTGCACGGCGGCCGGGCCACAGTGACGGGTCGGCGCTCCGAGGCGAGCCTCTACGACTTCGGGATGGCCACCTACGACACCGGCGACACCTTCGACCAGTCCCTGGCCAAGGGCTTCGTGCAGTTGTGGGGCCTGCCGAGTCGGATGGCCGCCGCTCGGGACGCCCGGCTGGGCGGTGGCGGACAGTGACACGTGCGAGCGCGCGGAGTGAGAGAGCGCAGCGAGTGAGCCCCGCAGTCGCGAGCGAAAGGCAGGCAGAGCAATGATGGGCGACGTGGACGACAAGAGCCTGACCGAGAACAGTGCCGCCACCAACCGGACGAGCCTGTGGGGTGGCCGGTTCGCTGGCGGCCCCGCCGAGGCGCTCGCCCGACTGTCGGTGAGCGTGCAGTTCGACTGGCGCCTGGCCCCGTACGACATCGCTGGTTCCCGGGCGCACGCCCGGGTCCTGGCCGGCGCCGGCCTGCTCGACCCGGAGGAGCTGGGCCGCATGCTGGCCGCGTTGGACGACCTGGAGGCCGCCTGTGCCTCCGGTGCGTTCCGCCCCACCATCGAGGACGAGGACGTGCACACCGCGCTGGAGCGCGGCCTGCTGGAGCGCCTCGGCAGCCTCGGCGGCAAGCTGCGCGCCGGCCGGTCCCGCAACGACCAGGTCGCCACGGACCTGCGGCTCTATCTGCGGGACCACGCCCGGGGTGTGGCCAGCCGCCTCGTCGAGCTGGCCGAGGCGCTGGTCGAGCAGGCCGAGCGGCACATCGACACCGCCGCGCCCGGCATGACCCACCTCCAGCACGCCCAGCCGGTCACGTTCGGGCACTGGTTGCTCGCCCACGTGCAGCCGCTGCTGCGTGACCTGGAGCGTCTGCGTGACTGGGACCACCGGGCGGCGGTCAGCC
This portion of the Micromonospora zamorensis genome encodes:
- a CDS encoding argininosuccinate synthase — its product is MTERVVLAYSGGLDTSVAIPYLAEQTGAEVIAVAVDVGQGGEDLDAIRQRALDCGAAESEVVDARDEFAADYCLPAIRANALYMDRYPLVSALSRPLIVKHLVAAARKHGGTIVSHGCTGKGNDQVRFEVGLNALAPDLKIIAPARDFAWTRDKAIAFAEEKGLPIDVSAKSPYSIDQNLWGRAVETGFLEDIWNAPVEDLYSYTADPASDRDADEVVITFDGGVPVAIDGETVTPYQAILELNRRAGAQGVGRLDMVEDRLVGIKSREVYEAPGAIALITAHQELEAVTVERDLARFKRSVDQRWGELVYDGLWFSPLKDSLDAFIDDAQRHVSGEVRMTLHGGRATVTGRRSEASLYDFGMATYDTGDTFDQSLAKGFVQLWGLPSRMAAARDARLGGGGQ
- the argJ gene encoding bifunctional glutamate N-acetyltransferase/amino-acid acetyltransferase ArgJ yields the protein MSVTTPRGFRAAGVAAGLKTSGGADVALVVNDGPDAGVAGVFTTNRVKAAPVLWSQQVVQGGVVRAVVLNSGGANACTGPAGFQDTHATAEHTAAALTSVSPRLILGAGEVAVCSTGLIGERLPMPKLLPGVRSAIRRLSRDGGVAAAEAIMTTDTRSKTTVARGSGWTVGGMAKGAGMLAPGMATMLCVLTTDAVAGPAALDDALRAATRVTFDRVDSDGCMSTNDTVLLLASGASGIEPTPAELVAAVTAACHDLAQQLVADAEGATKQIAIDVVGAADEDDAVEVGRSVARNNLVKTALFGNDPNWGRILAAVGTTAAAFEPDEVDVAVNGVWVCRGGAAAEDRSKVDLTGRDVTIRIDLHAGTSAATIWTNDLSHAYVHENSAYST
- a CDS encoding arginine repressor, which codes for MTAPLTRAARHARIVELIRDKAIRSQTELADLLASDGVGVTQATLSRDLEELGAVKVRGGDGPAVYLIPEDGKRPLRDAEAAPARLMRLLHELLNGVDSSGNIAVLRTPPGAAQYLASALDRAGLPEIVGTIAGDDTILVVAREAVGGAALGEKLAGWARREDNAEGNTAS
- the argB gene encoding acetylglutamate kinase, whose product is MSLSSDLTRAQVKAETLIEALPWLARFSGSTVVVKYGGNAMTDPELQRAFAADMVFLRYAGLKPVVVHGGGPQISAMLGRLGIASEFRGGLRVTTAEAMDVVRMVLVGQVGRELVGLINSHGPYAVGLSGEDARLFTAVRRPAYVDGLPVDVGQVGDVESVDVSAVTDLIEAGRIPVISTVAPDVDGVLHNLNADTAAAALAIALRARKLVVLTDVAGLYADWPDTTSLVSEIAADDLAKLLPSLESGMVPKMEACLRAVRGGVPAAHVVDGRVAHSTLLEVFTSEGFGTMVVPEDGMVAS
- a CDS encoding acetylornithine transaminase; translated protein: MSTLAQRWKQSMMDNYGTPPLALVSGAGAVVVDDAGREYLDLVGGIAVNALGHAHPAVVAAVSKQVATLGHVSNLFVAEPPVALAELLLALAGRPGRVFFSNSGAEANEAAFKLSRRTGRTHVVATGGGFHGRTMGALALTGQPAKADPFRPLPGEVTHVDYGDVAALEAAVSDATAMLILEPIQGENGVVVPPAGYLAAARRITARHGALLVLDEVQTGMGRTGHWFRHQAEGVEPDVVTLAKGLGGGLPIGATLAFGPAADLLTPGSHGTTFGGNPVSCAAALAVVATIANEGLLDNVKRVGERLRRGIESLGHPLIAGVRGEGLLLGVALTAPVAAVLAEALREAGFLVNPVQPAVLRLAPPLILTAAQVDTFLAALPAALDATTPAAAGTAGEPSTLTTTTGTTR
- the argF gene encoding ornithine carbamoyltransferase, with product MTRHFLRDDDLSPAEQSTVLDLAARMKADRFGHRPLVGPRSVAVLFDKQSLRTRISFDAGIAELGGHPLVVDTQVTHFGRGEALADAGRVLSRYVAAIVLRTHGDDRIAEVAAGASVPVVNALTDGFHPCQLLADLLTIRERCGGTAGRTLTYVGDSANNMAQSYLLAGAMAGMHVRVAGPAGFAPDPGVVDAAARIAAETGGSVRVLTDPAQAVRDADVLATDTWTSMGQESDGLDRITPFLPYQVNKELLGQAAPDAIVLHCLPAHRGEEITDEVLDGPQSAVFDQAENRLHVQKALLTFLLDTATGESR
- the argC gene encoding N-acetyl-gamma-glutamyl-phosphate reductase, coding for MGIRVAVAGASGYAGGELLRLVAGHPEFDLVAATAHSQAGHRVDVVHPQLTGLDLVLGQTDPATLADADLVFLALPHGESAALASQLPAEVRIVDLGADHRLADPYAWAQYYGGTHAGQWTYGLPELPGQRELIAGSTRVANTGCYAAAITLALAPLIADGAASPADVVVVAASGTSGAGRAAKPHLLASEVLGDLSPYRVGTHQHVPEIKQASGATGLSFTPVLAPMPRGILATVTAVPARGVDPQQVLAQAYADAPFVHVLPEGRWPHTAATLGSNSCHLQATVDVDSGRLIVLSALDNLGKGAAGQAVQNANLMLGLPETTGLSIWGVSP